The genomic DNA GCCTCGGCCGCGCGCGGCGCCGGCTTCGCGCGCTGCACGAGGGTCACGCCGACGATGACGAAGGCGCCGCCGAGGAGGGCGGCCGCGCCGGGGGACTCGCCGAGGACGAGCGCCGCGCTGGCCAGCGTGACGAGCGGCTGCACGTTCTGGAACGAGGCGAGGCGCGCCGCCTCGAGGCGCTCGAGGGCCAGCGACCAGCAGAGGTAGGCGATTCCCGAGCAGCCGATCCCGAGGTAGGCGAGCAGCGCCCAGACGCGCGGCGGCACGGCGAGCAGCTCGCGCGGGTCGCCCACCGCGAGATAGAACGCCACGGCGCCGGCCGCGCCCCAGGCGAAGATCCGCAGCGTCAGCGGCAGGCTGGCGCGGCCGGCCATCAGGCGGCGCGCGACGAGCGTGTAGACCGACCAGTTGAAGGCCGAAACGAGGACGAGCAGGTCGCCGCGCGTCGCGGGGAGCGCGAGCGAGGCCCGGCCGCCGCCGAGCATCACCGCCGTCGCGCCGGCGAAGCCGAGCGCCACGCCGAGCGTCTTCGGCCACGGGAACCGCTCGCGCAGCAAGAGCGCGGCGAGGCACGCCGTCGCGACCGGCGAGAGGGCGACGATCCAGCCGCAATGGTTGGCGGTCGTCAGGCGCAGCGCGTAGGTCTGCAGGCCGAGCTGCAACGGCACGCCGACGAGGCCGAGGAAGGCGCACCGCCGGCGGTCGCCGCGCCGCGCGTCGCCGCGGGAAGCGGCGTCGCCGCGTGCCGCAGCTTCGCCGCGTGCCGCAGCTTCGCCGCGGGCCGCAACGTCGCCGCCGGACGCAACGTCGCCGCCGGCGGCAGCGTCGCCGCGAACCGCAACGCCGCCGGCGCCGCGGAGCAGGAACGCCGCCGGCAGCAGCGCGGCGAGCGCGAGGACCGCGCGCACCGCGACGAGGCCGGCCGGCGAAATCTCGTCGAGGCAGAGCTTGACCGTGGCGAACGACGTCCCCCAGAAGAGGACCGGCACGGCGGCGAAAAGGTAGGCGGAAGCGGGGCGGCGCGGCACGCCGCTACTTTACGACGACGATGTCCACCCGGCGATTGATCGCGCGGTCCGACTCGTTGTCGTTCGGCGCGATCGGGCGGTACTCGCCGTAGCCGACGACGGCGACGCGCTTCGGGTCGATCGCCGAGTGGTCGAGCAGGTAGACCGCGACGTTGAGCGCGCGGGCGGTCGAGAGATGCCAGTTCGTCGGAAACGCCGGCGTGCTGATCGGGCGGTCGTCGGTGTGCCCCTCGATCCGGATCTCGTTCTTCATCCCGGCCAGCGTCTTGCCGAGCGACTCGAGGACCGGCACCGCCTCCGGGCGCAGCGAGTCGGCGCCGGGGTCGAAGAGCAGCTTCTCCGTCACGTGGACCGTGAGCCCGGCGGTGGTCTCGGAGAGGTTGATCTGCCCCGCCTGCACCGCCTCGCGGATCGCGTCGCGGACCTGCTGCTTGACCGCCTCGTCCATCCCGCCGCCCTGCCCCTCCCCTTGGCCGGGGCCCTTCTGGATCGGCGTCTCGAGCGCGCCGTTGGCGCCGGGCAGCAGCCCCGCGCCGCCCCCCTCGAAGACCGAGCCGAAGGCGGCCATCACCGCCTGGAACTTCTTCGCGTCCACCTGCGAGGAGGCGTAGAGGATGACGAACAGGCCGAGCAGCAGGGTGATCAAGTCGGAGTAGGTCAGCAGCCAGCGCTCCGAACCATCGTGCTCCGCGTGCTGCTTCTTCTTGCCCATCGCGCTACTTC from bacterium includes the following:
- a CDS encoding flagellar motor protein MotB, whose amino-acid sequence is MGKKKQHAEHDGSERWLLTYSDLITLLLGLFVILYASSQVDAKKFQAVMAAFGSVFEGGGAGLLPGANGALETPIQKGPGQGEGQGGGMDEAVKQQVRDAIREAVQAGQINLSETTAGLTVHVTEKLLFDPGADSLRPEAVPVLESLGKTLAGMKNEIRIEGHTDDRPISTPAFPTNWHLSTARALNVAVYLLDHSAIDPKRVAVVGYGEYRPIAPNDNESDRAINRRVDIVVVK
- a CDS encoding DMT family transporter → MPRRPASAYLFAAVPVLFWGTSFATVKLCLDEISPAGLVAVRAVLALAALLPAAFLLRGAGGVAVRGDAAAGGDVASGGDVAARGEAAARGEAAARGDAASRGDARRGDRRRCAFLGLVGVPLQLGLQTYALRLTTANHCGWIVALSPVATACLAALLLRERFPWPKTLGVALGFAGATAVMLGGGRASLALPATRGDLLVLVSAFNWSVYTLVARRLMAGRASLPLTLRIFAWGAAGAVAFYLAVGDPRELLAVPPRVWALLAYLGIGCSGIAYLCWSLALERLEAARLASFQNVQPLVTLASAALVLGESPGAAALLGGAFVIVGVTLVQRAKPAPRAAEA